In the genome of Xiphias gladius isolate SHS-SW01 ecotype Sanya breed wild chromosome 18, ASM1685928v1, whole genome shotgun sequence, the window TGAGGCTTGGTCCACCCTCCTCAGGACGGTCTACAGTGTTCTGCACACATCTCCTGCTATCCTGCTCAAAGAGATCATCTTGGTAGATGACGCCAGTACTGCAGGTACAACACTAATTACAAAACATACTCAAAGACTAGCTGACAACAGAATATAAAAGACATGGTAAATGAAATTTCACAGACTAGCAGAGTAGGTAGAGAACTACCAGTGCTGCAttacaggaaagaaaaaacagcatagAGTAGCAAAAAGGCACAGATAAttcattcataattttttttttttttttttgccaccagtgttgaaaattaatttgatgCTGAAAATAACCTCATTCTTCACAAAGTACTGACAGCTACAGTCACTGTAAACAGGGCATGTTTCATAGTAAAGTCAGTTTAGTCAGGGGGAGTTATAAGTAATTTGTTAATTAAATTGACCTTCAGAGTTTTTCAGGCAGCATTTCAATTACAGTTAGGCATTAGCTTTGATAAGATAACATAGAATGGTGTTAGCTGGGGATTTTCAGGAGCATTTTTAggagcatgcacacacagtagCAGGTGGGTGGGGTTTCGCAAATACCAGAAGAGACCTCTATTGAGCTATATTTGTATAGAGACAACGGAGTCCACAGTTTCATGGGTGTATTTTCCATGTGCATGTCCACAACTCTGGGTCTAGTGCAAATTGCAGCGGTGGCACCAACTTGACAGCAGAAAGATGGAGAACATCTAACCCTCCGAGGGCACCTCTGCCTCAGGGAGAGTTGGCAGAAGTGACAGAACAGTTATGATAAAAGAAGAACTTTTTCATATAATAATGTATGATTTGCATAATAAAGTGTTTTACAATTCAACACGTTAAGCGCTACAGCTTTACATTCCAAAAGATAAAAGTTCACTCTTGGGAAATGTCATGTATATAGTCTATAAGTGTTGTCTATAAATGTTTGTTACGATAcaataaattgttaattttttttactttttagatgGATAAAAGAAACGTTCTTTTCAGCCTCTATAACCCACTTTAATTCAAAATGCAAGCCAGGCTTACTGCAGTGTTTCGAGCAATACTATCTAATATTCCAGGTGTCACATCGTGTGAGTCCTTGTACCAAAAGTGAGCTCGAGTTAGTGCAGAAAGCCTTAAAAAAGTTGATTCACAGTAGATGTACTTACACTGATTAGTGTAAACGTGTCATCTAGCCTGACCAGCATTGCAGAGGAAAGCAGGTATGAAAATGACTGAGTGGCAATAATGAGTCATGCACACTGTTACGTGTATTGTCAGCATTTAGTATTTGTTAATAATGTTCAATGGCCTATTAACTGAGCATCGAATATTCTCTTTGTCAGATATGTCTGTCATAAGCTAACGTGCCACTACCCTCAGCTGTATTTACGTGGTTCCTACTGTACCCAAACTTCCTCTTTTTGCTACCAGagaaacagctttttttgtcattaaatgtaTGACATTTCATGCTGCTTTCACTGAGACTGAAACGTATGAGAAATTCGCAGCGTGCATTGCGGTCATAAACGCTCTTTGAAAGGAAGTGTGACCCAGTTTTACCAGCAATGTTTCCACATCATTGCCTTTTGTACTGGAAGTGATCTCTCAGATATACATACGTATTTATGTATGTGCGAGGTGTTTTATTTCATACTAGGCTGGAAATAATTGTTTCAATGAACCCTTTTGGTTTTTATGTTTGAAGTCTTAAGCACCTCTTACCAAGCCCAGCATCACTGTTTGTTGAGGCTCAAAGTGTGCTCTGTTGCGTACGTAACCAGAGTGTACCCTCAGTGCACCCtgacatcactgcagcaaggtgagcaCCTCAGCCACTGGAGCTCACCCAAGACGAACGTTTTCAGCTggaaaacttttgttttaaacGAAGACCAGCTGAGGCAGACACAGTGACTCAGTTTTATCTCTGCAGAGCACCTGAAAATCCAGCTGGAGGAGTTTGTGCGTCAGCTGAAGATCGTCCGTGTAGTGAGGCAGCTGGAAAGGAAGGGCCTCATCACAGCCAGGCTGCTGGGTGCCAGTATCGCTCAGGGAGAGATTCTCACCTTTCTCGACGCACACTGTGAGAGAACGCACACACCTGTGTTAGGCCAGACACTGTACCTTTGATCAGGAAGTACCTGATCTGAGGCACATAATCAATTATATTTGTGGAATCAAAATTCTAATTGCTATTTATGCtttatttatgttgatttaCTCTTATaccctcagtttttttttaacctgtatgTTTAAATAGTCAATTCCATGTCCATCTACTTAAACAGTTCAGCCAACTTAGGTATATTTCCTGACTTTGTTTTCATCCCTGGCAACACTGATGCAAAAATGTACCAAATAATTGTCTCTTTGGGAAAAAACATGCTAAATGTAATAACAACATTCTCATGACATGGCCAAGCTCTGACACATAATAACTCTCTACACCTGATACTGATTGTTGGCAGTAACTTAATTTTTATGTGCTGGAGATTAAGAAGGAAATATGAAGTGATCGCTGTCCTTAATTCCCTGTATAGGTGAGTGTTTCCATGGTTGGCTAGAGCCCCTGTTAGCCCGCATTGTTGAAGAACCAACTGCTGTGGTTAGTCCAGAGATCAGCACCATTGACCTCAACACCTTTCAGTTCAATAAGCCTGTGGCCACCAACCGCGCTTTCAACCGAGGTAACTTTGACTGGAGCTTGACTTTTGGCTGGGAGTCAATCCCCGAGGATGCGAAAAAACTGCGCAAAGATGAAACCTACCCTGTAAAGTAAGAAGGATCATGTTGGTGTCCCTTTAGAACACCGTGAATCTTTTAAGGGCCTAAAGCTTTTCTACGTGTCTGTGAAAATTTCAGAACACCGACTTTTGCCGGAGGTCTCTTCTCAATCTCAAAGAAGTACTTTGAACACATTGGAACATACGATGACAAGATGGAGATCTGGGGTGGTGAAAATGTTGAGATGTCATTTAGGGTCAGTCTCCTTATCTCTACTCCAACAGTTCCACATATTGCTTAATAAGTCTGCCTCCTACTATCAAGTTAGAATCTGAATTGCTACCTGTGTCAAATGTGTTCACAGGTGTGGCAGTGTGGGGGTCAGCTAGAGATCATCCCTTGTTCTGTGGTGGGCCATGTCTTCCGCACCAAGAGCCCCCATACCTTCCCCAAAGGCACAGAGGTCATCACTCGCAACCAGGTGCGCCTGGCTGAAGTCTGGATGGATGACTACAAGAATATCTACTATCGGCGCAACAAGAATGCTGCAGTTATGGCCAGTGAGGTCAGTGTGACCTGCTGACAGCGTTCAGATGTTACATACAATGCCTTTTTATCACCTTTCTTCCCCCACATTTTTGACTATAATTTATACTGAAACTCAGAATTTATACTCCAACTTACTTCACTGTTGCAGAATAAATACGGGGACATCTCCGATCGTTTGAAACTAAGAGAGAGGCTGCAGTGCAAGAACTTCACCTGGTACTTAAACACAATCTACCCAGAGGCCTTTGTTCCAGACTTAACACCAGAAAAATATGGAGCTGTAAGTCATGTTTACCTTTGTATGTATGTGGATATCAATGACGTAACGCAAGTCACGTGTTGCGTAACTGCAGCTGTATCTTAATGTTATTGTGCGTCTGTGTTTGCACCAGATTCGAAACTCCGGATCTCTCACCTGTCTGGATGTTGGAGAGAGCAACCAGGGAGGTAAACCTCTGATCATGTACCAGTGTCACAACATGGGAGGCAACCAGGTACAGTGAAATTACTCTTGTGAAATGAAGAACTGAAGATAATTTGATGCTCTCTGGTGAAGTTCGGTCACTAAGTGGATGAATGTCTCCTCCAGTACTTTGAATACACAACTCATAAGGAGCTGCGTCATAACATTGGAAAGCAGCTGTGTCTTCATGCAACTCCCCAGCCAGAGCAAGTGAAGATCGAGCTATGCCAGCTGAAGGGGAAGGGCACCAGTTTGGCACCACAGCAGGAGTGGGTCTTTACCGAGGTGAGGAGCACTTGGGGgcaaaattaagtttaaaaaaagttcaactttttgggaaatacactttgcAATTTGATTTCTTGTCGAGACTTATATCTGTCTgctaaatataaggctacagctaGGTTATTGCTGGTTAGCTGTCTTAGCATAAACAATTGAAACAAGGGAAAAGCTGAGATTTCTGATTCTTGTTATGTGATGGCCAATCATCAAAGCCTCCAGAAACTCCATAAAACcacatattgttgtttttaaacatggCTATTCATATAGAGTttacaaacaagatataacatgttaattagtgagcttaagaggtgctggtaggagGATCTTGTTATCTTCTGGTAGAGCCAGACtagctttttttcagtctttatgctgagctaagctacAGGATGGACATGAGTGGTagcaattttctcatctaactctcaacagGAAAATGAGTTTTGGTCATTCCcagaatgtcaaactattcctttaaccatTCTATGCTGAATAAATAAGTTTTCAGGCTTCTGCAGTGATTCAATTTGTCTCTGATGCTACTTTCCAGGAAAATCTTCTGAAGAATCCCAGCAGTGGGAAATGTTTACGGCTGAAAGAAGGCCAGATACAGATGGACCACTGTGATGCTGCTGATGTCTACCAGCGCTGGAGTTTCAGCTGACCTCCCAGTATGCCCATCAGGTGACCTCTGGCACTGTGTGCCCCCTTCCTCAGACTCAGCTCTGAGGAGCCAACTCTACATTCAAGTAGGACTTCATGGTGTGGAGCTTGGGACATTTAGCCATATTGAGTGGATAAAGATGGAGGACAATGCAAAGGCAGTCACATCTGATGAAGACACTCAGCTTAACCTTaacttgtttttactttatttatcatGGAAACTCAGGAAAGACATTTGAGGGTGGTTGGGGATATCCAGAGTGTGGGCTTGGAGAAGTTGCAGCTTGACCATGGGACTATGGCTGAACTGTAATGATCTTAATTCAGTGAATTTACACTCCAACTTGGAAAATCACTATTtagggacctttttttttcttttttaaattattggtGAAATATGACAATATGTGTAAGTTTACTAAAGAGTaagagatgtttgttttgtttgttttttttaatataaattctACTTTTTTGTGTCAGATAAATGATTTGTattatataaatgttattttttttatcatcagtCACATCTGATTATCATCATGAGTATCTAGAAAATAATTTCTCGAGGTTAAACAGTGAAATATATCTTAGTTGTAACCAACAACTTTGATCTGTCCTGGGTAATAttagtgtatgtgtatattattAATCTTATGTTAGTactaaaattttcttttatgttttagcTGAGTGATGTTCGGTAATGATTTACCAAGTGTACCATATCCTGAAATAAAAATTCACTGTGTCCTTGCTGTGGTTACTGATGCTAAATATATTAAAGTATTTGGATTTAGAGCCAGAGTGGCAAGAAGTTGCCTGCAGGGAAACACATTCATTGCTCATTTTACAACACTGTGAAAACTGTCATGCCAGAGGTTATGTACTGATAAGAACTCTCTTTGCAACAAAGCCATAAGACTTTCTCAGTCACAGTTAATGTTTGTGCAACATTTATCCAAGGAGTGGTTTAGGAGCAAGGGACATTCCAACCAGTTGTTTCAGCTTTGTCTGAATAGACCTGAATTGTAAGTTAAAGTGAATAGGCAGGATTTCTTCCAGGTTGCCAAACTTGATCTAATTAAGTTTGCACATTTGAGTTACCTGCTGGACTGCATGGGCAGGAGGTTATAGACATTTACAAAGCAGGAGGAAGCAGTGACATAAAggcattttttctttgcaacAATAGGTGGCAGCATTAGTTCACTGAATATTTCTGCAAGGCAAGGATGACAATTGAAATTTCTCCCTACTGTGGTGTCTGTCAGGTAGTCATAGGGAAACGGGGGTTGCCACAGTAGGGAGAGCAGATGGGCCAGAAGATGAGCACTGAGCCTTTAACTCGCTCTGAGGTGTTTGGACAGCTCAGGAAGGAGCTCTATGGAGAGGAGCAGTCCAGTcattccaacacacacatatttatcaTCCTGGGAGCCTCTGTGAGTACAACCTTCGAACTTCTTACAACACAACACGAATAACCAACGTTTTActctattttaaaattttaactgATAGTTCCCCTTTGACATAGTTTAGCGAAGATCTGCAGAAATTTTGCAATGTTTCAGATGTTAAAAAAGGTGCCTAGGTAAAAGCCTACAAGCTGTTTTGAGGCTGAGGTCAGTTCAATCAtctacatttctgtttgcaaaaatttcaaactattttaGAGGAATGTTTGAAGTGACGGTCCCAACAGAGGTGACAACAAAGCCTCATAGGAGAACAATTGACTGGGGAATATTGTGTGTGGTAATCAGAGGATGTAAGCCAGGGAATGAGCATATGTTGGCTGAAATGTGCTGCCTCTACTTTTTCCTTTGTCAAGCATTGAAAGAAGGGGATCATTTggagcaaaaacattttgtcagacTATCCTTGGCCTTGAGTATGAAGTTCTAAAATCTAGTTGTGTTTGTCTCCTGtccttctttgttttctctcttttttcaatACCAGTaatctattttaattttacatgaaGTCTCAGATATTGCAGAGCTCTGCAAAGAGGATGTGTTCAAAGTTCTTTCAGAGTCTCTCTGGTTGGTGTTCTCTCACATTACTCAACAGATATACTCACTCCAAATCACTGTGACCTCAAAGCacctgttttttaaagtttactcACTCTTTGGACTCTTGAT includes:
- the galnt6 gene encoding polypeptide N-acetylgalactosaminyltransferase 6, yielding MRLFPRRRMSPLKLVLLGGTLFMVALVVLQRDVGSSPVGDPWFQELVDKKDKVMVMVREAVNNIGFQIGAPQPPSVQEQPTQDSNCPTGFYTQAELKPHLARPPQDLNGPGADGKAFQKDHMTQEEEREKEEGMTRHCFNQFASDRISISRSLGDDTRPPECVERKFRHCPPLPTTSVIIVFHNEAWSTLLRTVYSVLHTSPAILLKEIILVDDASTAEHLKIQLEEFVRQLKIVRVVRQLERKGLITARLLGASIAQGEILTFLDAHCECFHGWLEPLLARIVEEPTAVVSPEISTIDLNTFQFNKPVATNRAFNRGNFDWSLTFGWESIPEDAKKLRKDETYPVKTPTFAGGLFSISKKYFEHIGTYDDKMEIWGGENVEMSFRVWQCGGQLEIIPCSVVGHVFRTKSPHTFPKGTEVITRNQVRLAEVWMDDYKNIYYRRNKNAAVMASENKYGDISDRLKLRERLQCKNFTWYLNTIYPEAFVPDLTPEKYGAIRNSGSLTCLDVGESNQGGKPLIMYQCHNMGGNQYFEYTTHKELRHNIGKQLCLHATPQPEQVKIELCQLKGKGTSLAPQQEWVFTEENLLKNPSSGKCLRLKEGQIQMDHCDAADVYQRWSFS